A segment of the Marinobacter arenosus genome:
GACGACAAGCCCCTGGTCAAGCGCCGTCACCAACTGGTTGAGTTGATGCGCCGGTTGCCCAGCAGGATTGAACTTCGACTGGTAAACGACGATTACCCGGTTGACGACCAGCCGTTCCTCCTGGCTGACCGCTCCGGGGTGTTATACCGCCACGACTTTTACAAACCCGAGGGGTTTGCAAAGTTTTCTGATGGTGGTCGGGTAAAGCTGCTTGGGGAAAACTTCCAGCGCATGTGGGACACCGGCCGGAGCTCTCTGGAGCTGAGGGAACTACCGCTCTGAATGCTGCACCCGGGGCACTTCAGCGGATTCGAACTGGGCGCCGAACGGCGCAAACTCCCGGTCCACGTCTTCGGCAACCTCCGCAATCAGTTTGCGTAGCCACTGATGATCGCTGTTGTGCTGCAGCAACGGGCTCCAGGCCATTTTCAGTTCGAAAGGCGGAATTTCAAAAGGCGGTACCTTGACCACAAGGTCCGGGTTGTCCTTCTGCAGCCACGCCGCACGGGAAGGCAGGGTTGCGATCAGGTCGTGCTGTTCGGCCAGCAGCATGGCCACCTGGTAATGGCGGGTAAACACCGATATCTGGCGCTTTCGCCCCATCCGGGACAGGGCTTCATCTACCCAGCCAAGACGCTGGACATCTTTGGGATTCACGCCCACGCCGACACCAAAACCGGTTTTGCTGACCCAGATATGGCTCGCATCCAGGTAAGTGTCGAGAGTAAACGGCTCCTTCAGAATCGGATTCCGGGCGTTCATCAGGCAGGAGAAGTATTCGGTCCAGAGCGTTTTCTGATGGAAGGATTGCGGGATCTTGTCGAACCGGTTGATGGCCATGTCGAGCCGACCCTGCTCAACGTCGAGGAAGCTGACGTCACTGGGTGTCAGTACATCCAGGGTGACGTGCGGTGCCTCCTGGCGAATCCGTCGCAGAACCCTGGGCATCAGGCAGGACTCGGCATAATCACTGGCCATGATGCGGAACACCCGTTGGCTTTCGAGTGCGGAAAATGGCGTTTTTTCCTGCACCGCCTGCTCAATATCCGACAGTATACTCCGTACCAACGGCTGCAGTTCACGGCCGCGCTCGGTGGCCGTCATACCCTCGCTGGTGCGGACCAGCAAGGGGTCACCGAACAGATCCCGCAGGCGCCTGAGCCCGTTGCTCATGGCCGGCTGGGTTATACCAAGATGGTTTGCCGCCTTGGTGACGTTCCGTTCCCGCAGCAGGACATCAAGGTAAACCAGCAGATTCAGATCAACGCGGGAAATATCCATCGGTAACTCCGGAAGGCCAGGCAGATTTGCGGATAGGCGGATAGGCGGAAGACCACCCCATCATTCACCAGGGCAATATACACGAAACAGATGATTCACGAAATCAATACAGAGCGGCAACTTTCACATTTTGCAACGGTTTCAGTACCGTAATTCTGCTAGTCTTTCCTTGGGTTACTGAATACTATCGGTAGCTTGAGGCCGGCATTCGCACCTGCCATCCATTGATCCAGAAGCCGGAGTCATCGCTGACAAGATGGATACAACAACAATCGTAATAGTACTGGCTGCCCTCGTAACGATCTCCATCGCGATCATCGTTTTGAGCCAGATGCGTGAGAAAGCCCGAATAGAGCGCGCCCGAAAGGTGACGGCGCAGGAAGACGCCTACAATCGGGCCCAACGGTTACTGTCTGAGATTCCCGGCCAATACCTGACCACCGACCTCAAGCTGCTTCTCATCAAGCGCATGGAAGAAGCTTGCTCTGACCTGGTCGCCCTCAAAGCAAACCTTCCCGTCAAGAAGTGGCAGGACTCCACACTGCAGCTCAAGACCCAGATTCTCGAAAAGCAGGACTCCCGGGCACCGGTCAAGATTGACTCGCCGGAGAAATCCACTTACGTGAAGGAGTTGCTGCAAAATCTGTTCAAAATGATCGAAGGCATGCACAAGAGCGGCCGGATAGACGCCGGAAGTGCCAAGAAGAACCTGAAGTACGTGCTGTTCCTGGTTCACAAGACCCACGCGGACTTGCATGTTTTCCAGGCTCGGGACTATGTTCGTCAGAACCAGATTCGCAAGGCCATTCACGCCTATCACCTTGCCAGTACCGAGATGGGCAAATCTCGCGACAACCCACTGGCGATGAAAGCCGTCAAAAGCTTCCGAACCCGGATCAAGGAACTGGAAGCACTGAGCAATGAAGGCCGGGACACTGCAAGTGCCGAGTCCGCATCCAAGCTGGATCGTGAGTGGGATACCTTCCTGCATGACGACGAATGGAAGAAAAAGGCCGACTACGACGATTAACGGCAGTTGAACCGGGCAGCTCACACTGCCCCGTTAACAGGGACAGTAAACTCCAGTGATCAATGGTTTCAGAAAGCGACTCTCCTTCCGTCTGACCCGAGATACGGTTCTGGTCGCCATGGCGTTGGGGCTCGTACTGAACCTGATTCAGATCACCCTGGATTACTTTAACGCCCGGGCATCCATGGAGGAGGAAATTCACGCCCTGATTAATATCAGTGTGAGCCCGGCCTCCCAAATTGCCTACAACATTGATGTCCGGCTGGCCGAGGAACTGCTGGACGGTCTGCTTCGCCACCCGGCCACGATCGAC
Coding sequences within it:
- a CDS encoding LysR family transcriptional regulator, producing the protein MDISRVDLNLLVYLDVLLRERNVTKAANHLGITQPAMSNGLRRLRDLFGDPLLVRTSEGMTATERGRELQPLVRSILSDIEQAVQEKTPFSALESQRVFRIMASDYAESCLMPRVLRRIRQEAPHVTLDVLTPSDVSFLDVEQGRLDMAINRFDKIPQSFHQKTLWTEYFSCLMNARNPILKEPFTLDTYLDASHIWVSKTGFGVGVGVNPKDVQRLGWVDEALSRMGRKRQISVFTRHYQVAMLLAEQHDLIATLPSRAAWLQKDNPDLVVKVPPFEIPPFELKMAWSPLLQHNSDHQWLRKLIAEVAEDVDREFAPFGAQFESAEVPRVQHSER